A stretch of DNA from Vibrio gallaecicus:
TTGATCCCTTGATTATCCAGTACGTGTGTTATTTCATTTACGATACCAGCGCGATCATTAGAATCGAGACGGAGTTGGAAGATAGTGTCTTGGTTATGAACAGAATGATCAGAATCGATAAATTGTACAGTGAGATCATTGTGGCTGCTAAAAGCGTCTTTAACCGTTGATTCATTGGCGGTAGGCAATTGAATTTTAATTACACCAGCGACTTGGTCTTCAATGAAATTAACTTTACTAATTAGCCACTTACCATCATTCTCATGTGTAATTGCGGCGAGTTGCTTAATTGTGGCTGGAGAAGCTTTTCCTATAAAGTTTGCGATAAACGTACTGTTCATAATTGCCCCCAAACATACTGTAATGATATGAGTATTAATAACCGTAATTAAACGGTTGAATAACTACGATAAAATCCCTTTTCATTCAGTGTAGGATGTTAGCCTGAACAATGTTTGACCTGGGTCAATTTTTGAATCTAACAAGTCGATAGAAGTTAGATAATGAAGCTTGGGGCACAAAAAAGCGGCAATGAAGCCGCCTTAGTCAATTTTCTTGTATGTTTTAGTTTTAAAAGCCAATGTCTTAAGTAAGCTAAAGAGTTATGAGCCTTAAAAACTTACTTTAAAATTCATACCAACAAATTGAGAATCGTAAGTTGCACCTGCATCATAAGCAAACTGAGCTGCATCACGGTTATTCCACCATGGGTCAGCATTGAAACTCATTTCTGCTTCACCGCCCCAGGCATCATTTACCCAGTAATGAATATGACCTACAGGGTTCAAAAAGAAGAGTGACACATCACCCATAGATTGCGAACCCATTACTTCACCACCAGAAGCGACAATATCTTGTTCAGCTTCTAGCATTAGTTCACCTACAACAGCTCCAAAAAACGGTGTGATGAAAATATCTTGCCATGATGGCACTTCAGCAAAGGCTTCTACACCATATTCCCAGAAAAAAGTCGACATTGTGAATGAGTACATGAACGATTCAAACTCGTTGTAGCCAGCATGTCTTGCTGCGGTATAGTAAACACCGCCGAAATATGGGTGCATAACGTAGTTAAGAAAGTGTTCGTCTCTATCCCAGGTTGGACCTGACGATACGTTGTCTTTCCACTTCGACCCGAGTTTACTTAAGTCTCGCTGATCATCATCCCATTTAGTTATACTTTCAGGAAGAAAAGTCATCAAACCAACAGTCGCAACACTTAGACCTAAAATGGTGTAAGTTTGCCCCATAAGGTAATCCCAATCTTTTCCATCACTAACGGTTAGGTATAGAGGTTGTTTTCCAGCTGATAGGTCATATTGGTCACTGCTTTCACTCAAGGCATAGTTTTTGCTTGTCTTGTAAGTGTACATGTTATCGTTAAAGCAGTACTCTTGGGAGCATTCAGTACGGTACGAAAGATCAACTTGCTGGTTGAAGTCATATTGACCGGCAACAGAGTTTGCTGACATAAGTATGGTAAATGCAGCTGCTACCTTCTTAAGTACTGGTGATTTGGGCACAAGGCTCTCCGTAAGAATTTAATAATGGATCAGGTTCACAATTATCTATTAAATAAGGTTTTATGGGAACTAGAAATTGATTGATTTCAGAAACTATATTTAACAAATAGTTGTCTTACTGTATGAAAATGCAGACCTATATTTTCTCTTATATTTTCTTGAGAACGGGCTTTTCATATAAGCCGAAGACTAAATCAGGCAGCAAAGGATTAATTATGATTAAAATTGCAATGTTAAGTACTGGTGAAGAAGTGCTTCATGGAGACATTGTAGATACAAATGCAGCTTGGATGTCAGCTGAGTTTTATCAACACGGTTTTTCTCTTGCGAAACGCTCAACGGTTGGCGACCAAATGAATGCGTTGGTTGAAGAACTGTTGATGCTCAGTTTCAACAATGATGTGGTGATCGTCAATGGTGGGTTAGGTCCGACAACTGACGATATGAGTGCGGCAGCGGCAGCGGCAGCGACAGATGAGAAACTCGTACTTTTCCCGGATTGGTTGTCTCGCCTAGAAAGTATGTACGCTGAACGGGGCATGCAAATGCCAGACAGCAATTTAAAGCAAGCCATGCTCCCTGCTAGCTCTGAGGTCGTGGACAATCCTATTGGTACGGCTTGTGGTTTTAAATTGAAAATTAATGATGCTACTTTTTATTTTACTCCGGGCGTCCCAAGTGAATTTAAGCGGATGGTAACTACTCAAATCATTCCTGACTTATCTCGTAGTTATCCTCAAGTTCAAGCTTCTGAGTGCAGTAAGCTCTACACGTTTGGTCTATCTGAATCTGGAATTTCAGATGTTCTTGATCAACTGAAACTACCTGAAGGATATGAGCTAGGTTATCGATCCTACTTGCCTTTCATTGAAGTGAAATTATTCGGTCCCAAATCTGATTTAGAAACGCGAGTTAAGCTACTGCAGATGGTGTATAAACTGCTTGAAGCTAATGTAGTGAGTGTTGATGAACCTATGCTTGAGCATCTAGGGCATTTGATGGTCGATAAGCATAAAACGCTCTCGGTGTCTGAACAGGCAACAAAAGGGGCATTATGTTCTTGGCTTCAGTCGGATGAAAATATTGAAAGTTGCTTTGGTCATTCTTGGATAATGGCTGATTCTAAAGGTTCAGATATTGATTATACCGATCCACTGGCGGCAACTTTTGCATTAGCGGGCGCAACCCGTGAAAAATGTTCAACTGAATTAGCATTAGTAACCGGTAAGTTAGAAGGCAAACGTTTTTCTGTTGCGCTATCCAGTGAAGCGGGTGAGTGGGGGCAGATTCTTGAATTTCATAGAGAATACAGCCGACAAGATGCGCGAAAAGTGATTGTGACAGTCGCAGCCGACATGCTTAGAAGGCATATTGAAAGTAAGCCTATATTTGGGTCTTACAGTTCGCTGAATCGAATTAAAGAAATGTTTATACCGGCGGTTGTGCTCAACTAGCCATGTTTGAATATCATTGTTAATAAGAACCTAGACTAAACGACACAAATAAAAAAGCCCTTGAATGATTGAAGTTCAGGGGCTTTTTTTGATCTGACTGGCAGGCTAAAAGTATTGGATGAGGTTACTCATACATGATTATGCGCGTTTTTGCTTATTTCTATGGATAACATTACTTAGTGACAGCTCAGTCTTCGCTTTACAAATACAAGGCAGAATTTCGTTACCTTGAGTGTAAGCCATAGCAAAACCAACATACTCAACTTCACCTGAATCTAAAGTACAACGACATGCACCACAGTGACCATCTCGGCAATTATATTCAGGCTCAAGCCCCGCTTGCTCCATTGTTTCCAATAAAGTATTAGAAGAGTTAGATTCAATAGAAACTAACTTGTTGATTTTGATAGTCGGCATTACAGTTCAAAACCTTCGAAATCGTCGGCGCTTACTTCATTGTCAATCTGACCCACCAAGTAAGAGCTGATTTCAGCTTCTTGCGGAGCAACTTGCACGTTATCTGAAGATAACCAAGCATTGATCCATGGGATAGGGTTTGACGTTGCTTCTGGGTAAGCAGTACCTAGACCAACAGCTTGCATACGGATGTTAGTAATGTACTCAACGTATTGGCAAAGAATATCTTTGTTTAGACCAATCATAGAGCCGTCTTTG
This window harbors:
- a CDS encoding DUF3943 domain-containing protein, with translation MPKSPVLKKVAAAFTILMSANSVAGQYDFNQQVDLSYRTECSQEYCFNDNMYTYKTSKNYALSESSDQYDLSAGKQPLYLTVSDGKDWDYLMGQTYTILGLSVATVGLMTFLPESITKWDDDQRDLSKLGSKWKDNVSSGPTWDRDEHFLNYVMHPYFGGVYYTAARHAGYNEFESFMYSFTMSTFFWEYGVEAFAEVPSWQDIFITPFFGAVVGELMLEAEQDIVASGGEVMGSQSMGDVSLFFLNPVGHIHYWVNDAWGGEAEMSFNADPWWNNRDAAQFAYDAGATYDSQFVGMNFKVSF
- a CDS encoding CinA family nicotinamide mononucleotide deamidase-related protein; amino-acid sequence: MIKIAMLSTGEEVLHGDIVDTNAAWMSAEFYQHGFSLAKRSTVGDQMNALVEELLMLSFNNDVVIVNGGLGPTTDDMSAAAAAAATDEKLVLFPDWLSRLESMYAERGMQMPDSNLKQAMLPASSEVVDNPIGTACGFKLKINDATFYFTPGVPSEFKRMVTTQIIPDLSRSYPQVQASECSKLYTFGLSESGISDVLDQLKLPEGYELGYRSYLPFIEVKLFGPKSDLETRVKLLQMVYKLLEANVVSVDEPMLEHLGHLMVDKHKTLSVSEQATKGALCSWLQSDENIESCFGHSWIMADSKGSDIDYTDPLAATFALAGATREKCSTELALVTGKLEGKRFSVALSSEAGEWGQILEFHREYSRQDARKVIVTVAADMLRRHIESKPIFGSYSSLNRIKEMFIPAVVLN
- a CDS encoding glycine cleavage system protein R; the encoded protein is MNSTFIANFIGKASPATIKQLAAITHENDGKWLISKVNFIEDQVAGVIKIQLPTANESTVKDAFSSHNDLTVQFIDSDHSVHNQDTIFQLRLDSNDRAGIVNEITHVLDNQGINILDMDCQRVFIAGGGGVSSSLFTAKIALKLPVEVQISDVANELETLSEDTRVILES
- the yfaE gene encoding class I ribonucleotide reductase maintenance protein YfaE, whose protein sequence is MPTIKINKLVSIESNSSNTLLETMEQAGLEPEYNCRDGHCGACRCTLDSGEVEYVGFAMAYTQGNEILPCICKAKTELSLSNVIHRNKQKRA